GATGGCAGCATCCCGGGCACGCACTTCGAGTGTCAGTTCTGCATGTTCTGGAATGACATTGATGGCAGAACCGCCGGCGGTGACGAGGGCATTGATGCGGACGCCGTCAGGCAGCTGCTGGCGCAGCAGTCCAATGGCCACCTGTGCCACGGTTGCCGCATTCAGGGCATTGACCCCGGCTGACGGTGCAACTGCGGCGTGCGAAGCCTTTCCCCGGAACTGTACGTGGAACCGGTCGCAGCCCTGCGATGACGTTCCGCTGCAGTCTATATCCACCCCCGATGTTGGGTGGGCCGATAAAGCGAGGTGGGCATTTGCGAAGGCGCCGGCGTTCAACAGCAGGACCTTGCCGCCGCCGTCTTCCTCCGCAGGAGTGCCCAGCAAAACCACCGTCAGATCCAGCTCCTGCGCTACTGCAGCCAGAGAAAGTGCTGCCCCTGCGGTGGACGCGGCAATGATGTTGTGCCCGCACGCATGGCCGATCCCGGGCAGCGCATCATATTCGGCGCAGATTATGACTCGAAAGGAACCCGATCCGTAAACTGCTTCCACCGCGGTGGGCAAACCGTAACAGCCCACGACGGTGTCAAACCCTGCCTCTTCAAGCACCGCGGAAACCCTTGCGGCCGAGCGGTGTTCCTCGAAAGCAACCTCAGGATCGGCGTGCAGCTGTGCAGACAGGGCCAGTACCGCCGACCGATGCCGGGCTAATCGTTCCTGGACAGCCGCCTTGGCGGTGACGGACGTCGTCGTGCTCATGCTTTGTGCTCCTTCTGGGGTGGTGCGGACGGGGTTGATTCAGCACCGGCGCTTTGCGGTGCGAGGTTTTCGTCAGTGCCGCGGAATTTCAATGCCACCAGTGCCAAGACGAGCGACAGAACTGCGCAGATGCCCCAGACCAGGAGATAGGACGTGTTGCCGGAAGCGGTCGTGGTCTCGCCGTCAATCTGGAGGGTCACCAGGAAAGCGGACATGACCAGCGCAAACACGGCACCGCCCACCGACCCGGCAGCGGTCCGCGATGTGTTGTAGAGGGCTGAAGCGACTGCGACAGAGTCCTCAGGTGCTTTTTTCACCACAATTGCCGGAAGGACGCCGAGGATCAATCCGTTGCCGAAGGCGCCGATCAGCATTGCGGACAGGAAGGGGACCGTGCTGGCAGAGAAGCCGATCATGGCTGCATACGACAGGACGCCCAGCAGAGAGCCCAACACTACGGTGGACTTAGCGGTGATGCGCGCGGCGATTCGGTCGCCGAGGGTGGCACCGGCGAAGGTGGCCAGTGCCAGGACCAGGAACACGATGCCAACACTGGCTGCCTCCAAGCCAAGGCCGAATCCGTGCGTGTCCGGGTTGGTCATGATGAACAGCGCGCCCGCGGTCTGGGAACCGAACATCTGCGCACCAAACAGGGATGCGCCCAGAATGGGCAGGCCAATGCCGGAGGTGGTGAGCACCGAAAGATCGACGAGGGGATATTTAACCCGTCGCTCCACCTGCAGCCACACGGCCAGCAGCACAAGTCCAAACACGATCGAGCCGATGGTCAGGCCTGAAGTCCAGCCCCAGTTGCTCGCGTTTGCGATGCCCAGCAGCGTGGACAGCAAGCCGGTGGTGAGAAGGGCTGCACCAGGCCAGTCAACGGTTCCGGCGCTTCGCAAAGTGGTTTCGGGGACCAGCCACGCAACAACGGGAATGCAGAGGAACATGAACACCGCCGGCACCAG
This genomic interval from Arthrobacter sunyaminii contains the following:
- a CDS encoding M20 family metallopeptidase yields the protein MSTTTSVTAKAAVQERLARHRSAVLALSAQLHADPEVAFEEHRSAARVSAVLEEAGFDTVVGCYGLPTAVEAVYGSGSFRVIICAEYDALPGIGHACGHNIIAASTAGAALSLAAVAQELDLTVVLLGTPAEEDGGGKVLLLNAGAFANAHLALSAHPTSGVDIDCSGTSSQGCDRFHVQFRGKASHAAVAPSAGVNALNAATVAQVAIGLLRQQLPDGVRINALVTAGGSAINVIPEHAELTLEVRARDAAIQNDVTHKVLLACEGAALATGCSWSTEQPSPGYLPLRQHEGLLKLWNRNLTATGRTLIRPPAGGGGGGSTDMGNVSQAMPAIHPVIAVLGSQGMPHTAAFADETCGPDADAAVMDAALALAWTVVDAAAAPELRASLCQARDERWRLADALAVGE
- a CDS encoding MFS transporter produces the protein MKSSPIAGAKATAAGGAVGFLIVMEFGSGLLQGWFPPLLARIGTEFNVGDAALNWVSVVYLLMTVAFVPIIGKLGDLYGHKRLLLVTVSLVAVGSVIVAFAPNFSILLLGRALQAPLGAFLPLEFAIVRSKSEGTAGRSIAKLVGALTVGGAIGAMVSGILLAMVDNLTVVLLVPAVFMFLCIPVVAWLVPETTLRSAGTVDWPGAALLTTGLLSTLLGIANASNWGWTSGLTIGSIVFGLVLLAVWLQVERRVKYPLVDLSVLTTSGIGLPILGASLFGAQMFGSQTAGALFIMTNPDTHGFGLGLEAASVGIVFLVLALATFAGATLGDRIAARITAKSTVVLGSLLGVLSYAAMIGFSASTVPFLSAMLIGAFGNGLILGVLPAIVVKKAPEDSVAVASALYNTSRTAAGSVGGAVFALVMSAFLVTLQIDGETTTASGNTSYLLVWGICAVLSLVLALVALKFRGTDENLAPQSAGAESTPSAPPQKEHKA